The Faecalibacter bovis genome includes the window AATACATTTTATCAGTGATTTTGTAATCTAATCCAAATTGAAATCCATATCCAAAGGCGTTATCATAAGCAACATCAGTTACAGCTGCATTACGTCCTTTACCTTGTCCTTCGTTGTAGAAAACTGTATAATTAGCACTTAAACCAACATAAGGTTTTAATTTTTGAGTAGGGTAGAAGTGGTATTGTAAATTTAAAGTTGGAGGTAACAACATAACTCGTCCTAAATCTACGTTTCCTAAAGTTGTATTTGTAGCAACAACTTCATGTTTTGATGTTCCTAAAATTAATTCAGCTGCTACATTTTTAGTGAAGTAATAAGTAAAATCAACTTCTGGAATTAAATTATTTGTAACAGATACATTTCCACCAATCGCACCTATCGTAGCATCTTCCATCGGAACAACTCCAGTAGCTCTAACTCTCATATGTAATTCACCAGCATTTTGTGCAAATGTTGCTACTGATCCCAATAATGTCGCTAAGATTAAATATTTTTTCATGTTGTGTATTTTTAGTAAAATTATTATGATTCAAATCTCGGATAAAAACATCCGAATTAAAATGTCATAAATCATAAACATAAATGATACTTAACATTGTTTAGATTTAAAATGATTATTATATTCAATGCGTTGATAGTCAGTTATTTTAACTCATTAAAAATAACTCTAATATATTGTGATGAAAATTTTACATAATCTGTTAATTTTGCAGTTGATTATATTTTGTTAAATTTGGTACTATTCAAACCAAACAAAAGAATGGATTATTTAGAAAACGAAAATTTAAAATTAATAGCACAATCTGCAAGAGAATTTGCAGAACAATACATTCGTCCAAATATTATGGAGTGGGACGAAGCTCAAACTTTTCCAGTTGAATGCTTTAAAGAATTAGGTAAAATGGGATTCATGGGAATCGTTGTACCTGAGGAATATGGAGGAAGTGGATTATCTTATGATGAATATGTTACTATTGTAGATGAAATTTCTCAAGTAGATCCATCTATTGGTCTTTCTGTTGCAGCGCATAATTCATTATGTACAAATCATATTTTGACTTTCGGAAACGAAGAACAAAAACAAAGATGGTTACCAAAATTAGCAACTGCTGAATGGATTGGAGCTTGGGGATTAACTGAGCATAATACAGGATCAGATGCAGGAGGTATGTCTACAACTGCTGTAAAAGATGGGGACGAATGGGTAATTAATGGTGCAAAAAACTTTATTACACACGCAATTTCAGGAGATATTGCTGTTGTTATGACTCGTACAGGAGAGAAAGGTGCAAAAAATAATGCAACTGCTTTTGTAATTGAGAAAGGTACGCCAGGTTTTACTTCAGGTAAAAAAGAAAATAAATTAGGAATGCGTGCTTCAGAAACAGCAGAGTTAATCTTTGATAATGTTCGTGTTTCTGATGCAAATCGTTTAGGTGAAGTAGGAGAAGGGTTTAAACAAGCGCTTAAAATCTTAGACGGAGGACGTATTTCAATTGCGGCATTATCATTAGGTATCGCTAAAGGTGCATATAAAGCAGCATTAAAGTATGCGCAAGAGCGTCACCAATTTGGTCAAGCAATTGCGAATTTCCAAGCTGTTAACTTCAAATTAGCTGAAATGGCTACAGAAATTGAAGCATCTGAATTATTAATCAGAAAAGCATCTTACCTTAAAAATAATCATTTACCAATGGCAACAGAAGGTGCTATGGCGAAATATTACGCATCAGAAGTGTGTGTTAAAGTAGCGAATGATGCTGTACAAGTATTTGGAGGATACGGATATACAAAAGATTTCCCAGTAGAGAAATTCTACCGTGATTCTAAGTTATGTACAATTGGTGAGGGAACTACTGAAATCCAAAAATTAGTAATTGGACGAAATATTTTAAAAGATTAATTAAAAAGGATTTGTTTAATTATTAAAGAGTTGTATATTTGCAATCTTAAAAAGAAATAGATAAAATTATGTTGATTATACCAGTAAAAGACGGAGAGTCAATTGAAAGAGCTCTTAAAAAATACAAAAGAAAATTTGATAAAACAGGTGTTGTACGTCAATTAAGAGCACGTCAGCAATTTACAAAGCCTTCTGTTACAAATAGAATTAAGATGAGTAGAGCTATCTACAAACAATCTTTATTAGCTAACGAAGAAGCTTAATTGTTTTCAAAATAAAATAGGAAATCCTCAGATTTTCTGTAAACCTATTTGTTAAAGTTTTATCTTTGATAAATAGGTTTTTTTATGGTTTATACTCAACGATTCTTAGATTACTTAGCGCTCGAAAAGAACTATTCTTCTCTTACAATAACGAGCTATCAAAAAGATTTACAGGATTTTACTACATTTTATGCGCAAGAAGAGCAAAGTGAACAAATTCATCTTGCGAAAAAAACGCATATACGATCATTTGTAATGTATTTATCTCAGTTGGATAAATCTGAAAAAACAATCAATAGAAAACTTAGCACACTTCGCAGTTTTTATAAATATTTAATTAAAGAAAAAGTATTAATTATCAATCCGATAGAGCAAGTGCATTCGATGAAGCGTAAAAAGGAAGTTGTTGTTCCTTTTACTGAGCAAGAAATAGGTACTTTGTTGGATACAGAAGAATATTTTACAAAAGATTTTGATGGAGTTCGTGATCGTTTAATGATAGATTTATTATATCAAACAGGAATTCGACGCGCAGAATTAATTAATTTGAAAGAGTCAGATATAGATCCAATTCAATTATCTATCAAAGTCTTAGGTAAGAGGAATAAAGAGCGTTTAGTTCCTATATCTAAATACTTATTACAAGAGATTGAAATCTTCAAACAAGAAAAAATAAAGTTTAATTTAACTTCTACACCCTATTTATTTGTTACATTAAAGGATAAACCATTGTACGACACTCTTGTTTATTCCAAAGTAAAATACTATCTTAGTTTAATAAGTGTAAAACATAAAAAAAGTCCTCATATGTTGAGGCACTCTTTTGCAACTCATATGTTAGATTCCGGTGCGGATCTGAATGCTGTAAAAGATTTATTAGGGCATTCAAGTTTGTCGTCGACTCAGGTTTATACACATGGGAGCATAGAGAATCTTAAAAAAGTGTTTAATCAAGCTCATCCACGTGAGCAAAAAAAAGAGTAACTATGACAATTAATGTACAAGCAGTAGGCTTCGATTTTAAACCAGGTTTAGAAGAGTATTTAGGAAAGAAATTATCAAAGTTAGAAACCTTATCAGATAAGATTATTTCTGCACATGTAACCATGAAAGTGGAGAACACATCAGATAAAAATGATAAATGTGTTGATATTATTTTAGAAGTACCAGGTGATGATATTGTCGTGAAGAAATGTGGTCAATCATTTGAGGAATGTATTGATTTATCGGTAGATACATTAAAAAAGCTAATTGTTCGTAAAAAAGAAAAGGTTAGCGATAGATAATAAGATTCAAAAAAAAATCTAAATTATTTTACGATAAATTTGGTTTATTCAAAAATCAGCGTAAATTTGCAGTCCGTTAAACAAAGAAACACAACGTCTAGTTTAATGGACTGTTCTTTTGAAATAACAGATAATTGCCGATATAGCTCAGTTGGCCAGAGCAGCTGATTTGTAATCAGCAGGTCGTGGGTTCGAATCCCTCTATCGGCTCGGTAATTAAAAATTAAGTAATAAAACTGGGGAGATACTCAAGCGGCCAACGAGGACGGACTGTAAATCCGTTGGGTAACCTTCGCAGGTTCGAATCCTGCTCTCCCCACATTAACTTAATTTTAATCTAAAAAGGTTTTGTAGATTTAAATTAATGATTAAATTTGCAAAGCTTTAAATGAAGTATGCGGGAATAGCTCAATTGGTAGAGCGTCAGCCTTCCAAGCTGAATGTTGCGGGTTCGAGTCCCGTTTCCCGCTCAACTTTTTATACAAAGTTGAGCGCTTGCAGGTAAATGAATTTTATCATGAGCTCTTCAAAGTGAAATACTTTATCTAAAGCCTGATGTTTAAATATCATTTTAGATATAATATTTATTTTAAGTATAACAATAGAAATTAATAAAAAAGTAAAATGGCAAAGGAAACTTTCAACCGTAATAAGCCGCACTTAAATATTGGTACTATTGGTCACGTTGACCACGGTAAAACAACTTTGACTGCAGCGATTACTAAAGTATTAGCTGATGCTGGTTATTCAGAAGCAAAAGCTTTCGATCAAATCGATAATGCTCCAGAGGAGAAAGAGCGTGGTATTACAATTAACACGTCTCACGTAGAATATGAAACTGCTAACCGTCACTACGCTCACGTTGACTGTCCAGGTCACGCGGATTACGTAAAGAACATGGTTACAGGAGCTGCTCAAATGGATGGTGGTATCTTAGTAGTTGCTGCTACTGATGGTCCAATGCCTCAAACTCGTGAGCACATCTTATTATGTCGCCAGGTAAACGTTCCTCGTATCGTTGTTTTCTTAAACAAAGTTGATATGGTTGACGATGCTGAGTTATTAGAGTTAGTTGATATGGAAGTAAGAGATTTATTATCTTCTTACGAGTATGACGGAGATAACACTCCAGTTATCCAAGGATCTGCTTTAGGAGCTTTAAACGGTGAGCCTCAGTGGGTTGAAACTGTATTAAACTTAATGAACTCTGTTGATGAGTGGATTGAAGAGCCAGTTCGTGACTCTGACAAACCATTCTTAATGCCAATCGAAGATGTATTCTCAATTACAGGTCGTGGTACTGTTGCTACAGGACGTATCGAAGCTGGGGTTATTAATACAGGTGATGGTGTTGATATCGTAGGTATGGGAGAAGAAAAATTAACTTCTACTGTAACTGGGGTTGAGATGTTCCGTAAAATCTTAGATCGTGGTGAAGCTGGTGATAACGTTGGTATCTTATTAAGAGGTATTGATAAAGAATCTATCCGTCGTGGTATGGTTATCGCTAAAGCTGGATCTGTAACTCCACACAAAAAATTCAAAGCTGAGGTTTATATCTTAACTAAAGAAGAAGGTGGTCGTCACACTCCATTCCACAACCGTTACCGTCCACAGTTCTACGTACGTACAACTGACGTAACAGGAGAAATCTCTTTACCAGAAGGTGTTGAGATGGTATTACCAGGAGATAACTTAACTATTACAGTTGAATTATTACAACCAATCGCATTAAACGAAGGTTTACGTTTCGCAATCCGTGAAGGTGGACGTACAGTTGGTGCTGGTCAGGTAACTGAAATCTTAGACTAATTATAGTTTTAAAATATAATCAGAAGACGTGGTAGTCTTCCAAAGACTACCACTCTTTTTATTCTACGGGCATAGTTCAATGGTAGAATAGCGGTCTCCAAAACCGTTGATCAGGGTTCGAATCCTTGTGCCCGTGCTAATTTCACAACGATATGAAAATCGTAAATTACATTAAAGAATCTTATGTGGAGTTTAAAGACAATGTAACATGGCCAACATTCTCTAAACTACAACAAGATACATTAATTGTTGCAATAGCTACAGTTTTGTTAGCTATATTTTTGTATGCGGTAGATACATCTTTTGCTAAGCTATTAGATGTTGTTTATAGCGCATTTTAATTGTTTAAACAAATTACCCGTTCAGTAATAGAAGAATCATGAGTGATAAAAAATGGTATGTAATCAAAACTGTAGCTGGTCAAGAGCTTAAGGTTAAAGATTATATTGAAAGAGAAATTCAATACCAAAATTTGAATGATTATATAGGACAAATTGTAGTTCCTATGGAAAAAGTGATTCAAACTAGAAACGGTAAAAAATATCAAAAGGAGAAAGTACACTTTCCTGGTTATGTAATGATAGAAGCAGCTCTTCAAGGAGAGGTGCCTCACGTGATTAAAAACATAGCAGGTGTTATTAGTTTCTTAAGTGCAACTAAAGGTGGTGATCCTGTTCCAATGAGACAATCAGAGGTGAACCGTATGTTAGGTATTGCTGATGAATTAGCTGTAAACGTGGATAACTCTTACATGGCACAGTATATCATTGGTGAAACCGTTAAGGTAATTGATGGTGCTTTCAATGGATTCAACGGAACTGTTGAGAAAATTATTGAAGATAAACGCAAATTAGAGGTTATGGTTTTAATCTTCGGACGAAAAACACCTTTAGAGTTAAACTTCAACCAAGTTGAGAAGATTGTTTAATCAATCAACAAATTTAAAGTAGAATAAATTTAGGCTGCTTCCACATAACGCTTAATTTTAAGATAAAAAAAATGGCAAAAAAAATTGAAAAAGTTGTAAAACTTCAAGTTAAAGGAGGACAAGCAAATCCTTCACCTCCAGTAGGTCCTGCATTAGGTGCTGCTGGTGTTAACATTATGGAGTTTTGTAAACAATTTAACGGACGTACACAAGACAAACAAGGAGCAGTTTTACCTGTTGTTATTACTGTGTATCAAGATAAATCATTTGATTTCGTAATTAAAACTCCTCCAGCTGCAGTGCAGTTAATGGATGCTGCGAATTTAAAGAAAGCTTCTGGTGTTCCAAACCGTCAAAAAGTTGGTACTGTTACTTGGGATCAAGTAAAAACTATTGCTGAGGACAAGTTAGCAGATATGAACTGTTTTACTGTTGAGTCTGCAATGAAAATGATTGCTGGAACTGCACGTTCTATGGGTATAACTGTAAAAGGTGGTCAAGCTCCAGAATAATTAAAAACATTTAGACATGGCAAAGTTGACAAGAAGACAAAAGGAAGCACAAGCTAAAGTAGAAAAAAACAAATTATACTCAATTGAAGATGCATCTTCATTAGTAAAAGAAGTTAACTACGCAAAGTTTGATGCATCAGTAGATATCGCTGTTCGTTTAGGAGTAGATCCTAAGAAAGCAAACCAAATGGTTCGTGGTGTAGTTTCATTACCTCACGGAACTGGTAAAGATGTTAAAGTTTTAGCATTAGTTACTCCAGATAAAGAAGCAGAAGCTAAAGCTGCAGGTGCTGATTATGTTGGATTAGACGAATATTTACAAAAAATTAAAGAAGGTTGGACAGATGTTGACGTTATCGTTACAATGCCAGCTGTTATGGGTAAATTAGGACCATTAGGACGTGTTTTAGGACCTCGTGGTTTAATGCCAAACCCAAAATCAGGTACCGTTACTTTAGAAGTAGGTAAAGCTGTCGCTGAAGTAAAAGCAGGTAAGATTGATTTCAAAGTAGACCGTTACGGAATTATCCACGCAGGTATTGGTAAAGTATCTTTCGATGCTGATAAAATTAAAGAAAATGCGAACGAATTAGTTCAAACTTTAATTAAATTAAAACCAACTGCTGCAAAAGGTACTTACGTAAAAAGCATTACGCTTTCTACAACTCAATCAGTAGGTGTTCCAGTTGATCCAAAAAGTGTAAACGCTTAAAATTAGTAGACTATGGCAATGACAAAACAAGATAAAGCATCAATGATTGAAGAATTACAAGGTGTATTAAATTCTTCTAAAATCATTTATTTAGCAGATATCGAAGGTTTAAACGCTGTTAATTCTACTGAATTAAGAAGAGCTTGCTTTAAAAGCAATGTTTCTTTACGCGTTGTAAAAAACACTTTATTAAAGAAAGCTATGGAGAACATCGAAGACAAAAACTTCGAAGAACTTTATGGATCTTTAAAAGGTAACACTGCATTAATGACTGCTGAAGTAGGAAACGCTCCTGCTAAAGTAATCGATACTTTCAGAAAAAAAGCTGAAAAACCATTATTAAAAGGTGCATGGATTGAAGATAATGTATATGTAGGTGATGATAAATTACCTCAATTAGTAGCATTGAAATCTCGTGAAGAATTAATCGCAGATATCATCATGTTACTTCAGTCTCCAATCAAGACAGTTGTTTCTCAATTAGAGAACAAAGAAAATGCATCAACTGCTGAAGCTACTGAAGAAGCTACAGCTGAATAAGACGCACTCATATATTATAATAAA containing:
- a CDS encoding OmpW/AlkL family protein, which encodes MKKYLILATLLGSVATFAQNAGELHMRVRATGVVPMEDATIGAIGGNVSVTNNLIPEVDFTYYFTKNVAAELILGTSKHEVVATNTTLGNVDLGRVMLLPPTLNLQYHFYPTQKLKPYVGLSANYTVFYNEGQGKGRNAAVTDVAYDNAFGYGFQFGLDYKITDKMYWNVDVKKLYLNTDVTVATALDVTVPADVDLNPWLISTGIGFKLF
- a CDS encoding acyl-CoA dehydrogenase family protein, with translation MDYLENENLKLIAQSAREFAEQYIRPNIMEWDEAQTFPVECFKELGKMGFMGIVVPEEYGGSGLSYDEYVTIVDEISQVDPSIGLSVAAHNSLCTNHILTFGNEEQKQRWLPKLATAEWIGAWGLTEHNTGSDAGGMSTTAVKDGDEWVINGAKNFITHAISGDIAVVMTRTGEKGAKNNATAFVIEKGTPGFTSGKKENKLGMRASETAELIFDNVRVSDANRLGEVGEGFKQALKILDGGRISIAALSLGIAKGAYKAALKYAQERHQFGQAIANFQAVNFKLAEMATEIEASELLIRKASYLKNNHLPMATEGAMAKYYASEVCVKVANDAVQVFGGYGYTKDFPVEKFYRDSKLCTIGEGTTEIQKLVIGRNILKD
- the rpsU gene encoding 30S ribosomal protein S21, which produces MLIIPVKDGESIERALKKYKRKFDKTGVVRQLRARQQFTKPSVTNRIKMSRAIYKQSLLANEEA
- a CDS encoding tyrosine-type recombinase/integrase, which gives rise to MVYTQRFLDYLALEKNYSSLTITSYQKDLQDFTTFYAQEEQSEQIHLAKKTHIRSFVMYLSQLDKSEKTINRKLSTLRSFYKYLIKEKVLIINPIEQVHSMKRKKEVVVPFTEQEIGTLLDTEEYFTKDFDGVRDRLMIDLLYQTGIRRAELINLKESDIDPIQLSIKVLGKRNKERLVPISKYLLQEIEIFKQEKIKFNLTSTPYLFVTLKDKPLYDTLVYSKVKYYLSLISVKHKKSPHMLRHSFATHMLDSGADLNAVKDLLGHSSLSSTQVYTHGSIENLKKVFNQAHPREQKKE
- the hpf gene encoding ribosome hibernation-promoting factor, HPF/YfiA family, which gives rise to MTINVQAVGFDFKPGLEEYLGKKLSKLETLSDKIISAHVTMKVENTSDKNDKCVDIILEVPGDDIVVKKCGQSFEECIDLSVDTLKKLIVRKKEKVSDR
- the tuf gene encoding elongation factor Tu, whose product is MAKETFNRNKPHLNIGTIGHVDHGKTTLTAAITKVLADAGYSEAKAFDQIDNAPEEKERGITINTSHVEYETANRHYAHVDCPGHADYVKNMVTGAAQMDGGILVVAATDGPMPQTREHILLCRQVNVPRIVVFLNKVDMVDDAELLELVDMEVRDLLSSYEYDGDNTPVIQGSALGALNGEPQWVETVLNLMNSVDEWIEEPVRDSDKPFLMPIEDVFSITGRGTVATGRIEAGVINTGDGVDIVGMGEEKLTSTVTGVEMFRKILDRGEAGDNVGILLRGIDKESIRRGMVIAKAGSVTPHKKFKAEVYILTKEEGGRHTPFHNRYRPQFYVRTTDVTGEISLPEGVEMVLPGDNLTITVELLQPIALNEGLRFAIREGGRTVGAGQVTEILD
- the secE gene encoding preprotein translocase subunit SecE, with amino-acid sequence MKIVNYIKESYVEFKDNVTWPTFSKLQQDTLIVAIATVLLAIFLYAVDTSFAKLLDVVYSAF
- the nusG gene encoding transcription termination/antitermination protein NusG; translation: MSDKKWYVIKTVAGQELKVKDYIEREIQYQNLNDYIGQIVVPMEKVIQTRNGKKYQKEKVHFPGYVMIEAALQGEVPHVIKNIAGVISFLSATKGGDPVPMRQSEVNRMLGIADELAVNVDNSYMAQYIIGETVKVIDGAFNGFNGTVEKIIEDKRKLEVMVLIFGRKTPLELNFNQVEKIV
- the rplK gene encoding 50S ribosomal protein L11; protein product: MAKKIEKVVKLQVKGGQANPSPPVGPALGAAGVNIMEFCKQFNGRTQDKQGAVLPVVITVYQDKSFDFVIKTPPAAVQLMDAANLKKASGVPNRQKVGTVTWDQVKTIAEDKLADMNCFTVESAMKMIAGTARSMGITVKGGQAPE
- the rplA gene encoding 50S ribosomal protein L1, which produces MAKLTRRQKEAQAKVEKNKLYSIEDASSLVKEVNYAKFDASVDIAVRLGVDPKKANQMVRGVVSLPHGTGKDVKVLALVTPDKEAEAKAAGADYVGLDEYLQKIKEGWTDVDVIVTMPAVMGKLGPLGRVLGPRGLMPNPKSGTVTLEVGKAVAEVKAGKIDFKVDRYGIIHAGIGKVSFDADKIKENANELVQTLIKLKPTAAKGTYVKSITLSTTQSVGVPVDPKSVNA
- the rplJ gene encoding 50S ribosomal protein L10, translated to MAMTKQDKASMIEELQGVLNSSKIIYLADIEGLNAVNSTELRRACFKSNVSLRVVKNTLLKKAMENIEDKNFEELYGSLKGNTALMTAEVGNAPAKVIDTFRKKAEKPLLKGAWIEDNVYVGDDKLPQLVALKSREELIADIIMLLQSPIKTVVSQLENKENASTAEATEEATAE